Proteins from a genomic interval of Rubinisphaera italica:
- a CDS encoding sulfatase family protein, producing the protein MRTLSITLICCLTLLLLFLASAVSAAAQPRQPHVVIILADDMGLGDVTALNKYSQIPTPNLDKLARQSLVFTDAHAAGSYCVPSRYGLLTGRYMWRTRLGSGGNLANFAGTLIEPGRKTIANLLQNAGYFTGLVGKWHQGLDWKLHDESEREQIRVDPNYQNFNNIDFASPAMKGPKDYGFNYSFGTAGSAEMNPAAFIENNRITVIPTMTSAQAKAKHGEWYGRDDNIVAEGYTIDRLVPTLSNKACEFVETAVRTKPDQPFFLYYAMTTPHNPIVPHKEFVGKSSAGTYGDFVVELDYHVGELLQKLVDLGIVDNTLVIFTSDNGPVNRTKGYSQRWVRGDTMIYGHDSNGPCSGWKGGLEEGGHRVPFLVRWPAVIKPGEQCSTTIVFNDVLPTLAEILDISLDNTTAEDGVSFYQALKGESRPVSFHKAIIHNHHNGTFAVRRGPYKLMIHGPNTIDEVLNDSVPVSFTLYNLDQDIEETTDISKQNPEQIRQMHALLKQYVKASTSKGS; encoded by the coding sequence ATGCGAACGCTCTCAATCACTCTGATCTGCTGCCTCACACTGCTGTTGCTCTTTCTAGCGTCTGCAGTATCGGCAGCCGCTCAGCCGCGTCAACCGCATGTGGTGATAATTCTCGCTGACGACATGGGCTTGGGAGATGTCACCGCCCTCAATAAATATAGCCAAATCCCAACTCCCAATCTCGACAAGCTCGCCCGGCAGAGTCTGGTCTTTACCGATGCCCATGCCGCGGGCTCCTATTGCGTCCCTTCTCGTTACGGTCTTCTCACAGGGCGATACATGTGGCGAACCCGTCTGGGATCTGGGGGCAACCTCGCGAATTTCGCAGGTACGCTGATCGAGCCTGGCCGCAAGACCATCGCAAATCTGCTGCAGAACGCAGGCTATTTCACTGGTCTGGTCGGAAAGTGGCACCAAGGGCTCGACTGGAAGCTGCACGATGAAAGCGAGCGGGAACAGATTCGCGTCGATCCCAATTACCAGAACTTCAACAATATCGATTTCGCCTCTCCCGCAATGAAAGGGCCCAAAGACTACGGTTTCAATTACTCCTTCGGCACCGCCGGTTCCGCGGAGATGAACCCGGCGGCCTTCATTGAGAACAACCGCATCACAGTCATTCCTACGATGACTTCCGCACAGGCCAAAGCTAAGCACGGTGAATGGTACGGCCGGGATGATAATATTGTGGCGGAAGGCTATACCATAGATAGGTTAGTGCCAACGCTTTCGAACAAAGCCTGCGAGTTTGTCGAGACTGCGGTTCGCACGAAACCCGATCAACCGTTTTTCCTGTACTACGCGATGACCACGCCCCATAATCCGATCGTTCCTCATAAGGAATTTGTGGGAAAAAGCAGTGCTGGCACCTACGGCGACTTCGTCGTCGAACTTGATTACCACGTCGGGGAGCTGCTCCAGAAGCTGGTCGATCTCGGCATCGTGGACAATACGCTTGTCATCTTCACCAGCGACAACGGTCCCGTGAATCGGACGAAAGGTTATTCCCAGCGTTGGGTTCGTGGCGATACCATGATCTACGGTCACGACAGCAACGGTCCTTGCTCTGGCTGGAAGGGAGGACTGGAAGAAGGGGGGCACCGCGTTCCGTTTCTCGTACGCTGGCCCGCAGTTATCAAGCCGGGCGAACAGTGTTCGACAACCATTGTCTTCAACGATGTTCTTCCCACACTGGCAGAAATACTTGACATCTCGCTCGATAATACAACCGCCGAAGATGGCGTTAGTTTTTATCAGGCACTCAAAGGCGAATCGAGGCCCGTTTCTTTCCACAAGGCGATCATCCACAATCACCACAATGGTACATTCGCAGTCCGCCGGGGGCCTTATAAGCTGATGATCCACGGACCCAATACGATCGACGAGGTCTTGAATGACAGCGTCCCCGTTTCGTTTACCTTGTATAATCTGGATCAGGATATCGAAGAAACCACCGATATTTCGAAACAGAATCCAGAGCAGATCAGGCAGATGCATGCTCTATTGAAGCAATATGTGAAAGCGAGCACGAGTAAGGGCAGCTGA
- a CDS encoding transposase: MDRGKRFIETVKLEYLNKCIEFGKKHLDDLMDEFASYYNTKRSHMARVHLPPIQEESEEVATIPIDQIEERKNVGGLIKSFEWKVA, from the coding sequence ATGGACCGGGGTAAGCGGTTTATCGAGACGGTCAAGCTGGAATACCTCAATAAGTGTATTGAGTTTGGCAAGAAGCATCTCGATGATCTGATGGACGAATTCGCGAGTTATTACAATACGAAGAGATCGCATATGGCACGGGTCCACCTGCCACCGATCCAAGAGGAATCTGAAGAAGTGGCGACAATTCCCATCGATCAGATTGAGGAGAGAAAAAACGTCGGCGGCTTGATCAAGTCGTTTGAGTGGAAGGTGGCTTGA
- a CDS encoding Gfo/Idh/MocA family oxidoreductase, protein MTNLISSNINSPSLTRRQLLKNAAVATVGVIGCPAIVRSSSLKSSLQVACIGVGGMGGRTMESVASHPKVHITALCDVDSNNLSVASRKYPDASLHRDWRNLLAEYADKFDAVTIGTPDHMHAAPAVTAIREKKHIYLQKPMASTLHECRVITQEAAKAGVVTQLGNQGRSSIESRHTVELIRSGVIGKIKEVILWENKKLSWWPKNTDISGRGQVVPANLDWDLWLGVQTPRPYFANTYHPGTWRAWYGFGVGEMGDMGCHHFDTSFDALKLTAPLRVRQLTPITTGPLWGKQRQVELVFPGSDITADDTVKLTWHDGDQRPDATRIPLPTGVESLPESGTCWIGESGTIFKNYRGGMPVVLPEAKSTVGKNQSHLAKQDHYHDWVDAVIEGRKSCDDFSHGGPLTEAVLVGAMADRVSNDWLHWDHVNQTFTNSPEATSLVTQTYRDGWSIPGLG, encoded by the coding sequence ATGACAAATCTAATTTCCTCAAACATTAACAGCCCTTCTCTCACACGCCGACAGCTTCTGAAAAACGCCGCTGTTGCTACTGTCGGAGTCATCGGTTGTCCTGCAATAGTTCGCAGTTCTTCACTTAAGTCGAGTTTGCAAGTTGCATGTATTGGTGTGGGTGGCATGGGCGGACGGACGATGGAAAGCGTAGCGTCACATCCCAAAGTTCATATTACAGCATTGTGTGATGTGGACTCGAATAATCTCTCTGTGGCCTCACGAAAATATCCCGATGCCTCTCTACATCGAGATTGGCGAAATTTACTGGCTGAATATGCTGACAAATTCGATGCCGTTACCATCGGCACGCCGGATCACATGCACGCCGCACCAGCCGTCACCGCGATCCGTGAAAAAAAACATATTTACTTGCAAAAACCTATGGCCAGTACGTTGCACGAATGCCGCGTGATTACACAAGAGGCTGCCAAGGCGGGCGTTGTCACGCAGTTAGGAAATCAAGGTCGTTCAAGCATCGAGAGTCGACACACTGTTGAACTCATTCGCAGTGGAGTTATCGGTAAGATCAAGGAAGTGATCCTGTGGGAGAATAAGAAACTCAGTTGGTGGCCGAAAAACACCGACATCAGTGGCCGTGGCCAGGTCGTTCCCGCTAACTTGGATTGGGATCTTTGGCTAGGCGTGCAAACGCCTCGACCTTATTTTGCCAACACCTACCATCCAGGGACGTGGCGTGCATGGTATGGGTTTGGTGTCGGTGAAATGGGGGACATGGGTTGTCACCATTTCGACACCAGCTTTGACGCATTGAAGTTGACCGCACCACTTCGAGTACGCCAGTTGACTCCAATCACAACTGGGCCACTTTGGGGAAAGCAGCGGCAGGTAGAACTCGTCTTCCCAGGGAGCGATATCACGGCTGACGACACAGTCAAACTGACGTGGCATGACGGTGATCAACGACCGGACGCGACCCGGATTCCATTACCGACTGGAGTGGAATCGCTACCGGAATCCGGCACATGCTGGATTGGTGAGTCGGGGACAATATTTAAAAACTATCGTGGGGGAATGCCGGTTGTATTACCCGAAGCAAAGTCGACCGTAGGTAAGAATCAAAGTCATTTGGCAAAACAAGATCACTACCACGATTGGGTCGATGCCGTTATCGAGGGCCGCAAATCATGTGACGATTTTAGTCATGGAGGGCCACTCACCGAGGCTGTGTTGGTTGGTGCGATGGCCGATCGAGTTAGCAACGACTGGCTTCACTGGGACCACGTCAACCAAACATTTACCAATAGTCCGGAAGCAACTTCTCTGGTTACGCAAACATATCGGGACGGATGGAGCATCCCGGGCCTCGGATAA
- a CDS encoding sugar phosphate isomerase/epimerase family protein, translated as MNPDSLKRRELLAYAAFGGAAFVASGNGNESLAQDSLAVKRPKYSMKKSINLWAFPYPDKMTLKQCLQLAKDAGFDGIELNYDLESDLSPKSDTKEFTAIRRMADEIGIEISGLCSFLFWPYPLTSNDPAERARGMELAAKMTQAAHDLGTDNLLVVPGAVHMPWRADHDPTPNDVCDKRAREAIRRLLPKAEKLKVHLNIENIFFNGFLLSPMEMVEFIDSFSSQYVQAHFDTGNIMEYQFPEHWIPILGKRIKNVHLKEYTKNGTDHSLESFRPLLDGTTNWPAVLEAFAEVNYDGYLTFEYFHAYQHFPEALIYQTADSLDRMLGLKQANV; from the coding sequence ATGAATCCTGATTCTCTTAAACGACGTGAACTTTTGGCTTATGCAGCTTTTGGTGGTGCTGCCTTTGTCGCCTCAGGCAATGGGAATGAATCATTAGCCCAAGACTCTCTCGCCGTGAAGCGTCCCAAGTATTCGATGAAAAAATCGATCAACCTTTGGGCGTTTCCATATCCCGACAAGATGACTCTGAAGCAATGCCTCCAGCTTGCCAAGGACGCAGGCTTTGACGGAATTGAGCTGAATTATGATCTCGAAAGTGACCTGTCTCCCAAATCGGACACGAAAGAGTTTACAGCCATCCGTCGGATGGCGGATGAAATTGGCATCGAGATCAGTGGTCTTTGCTCGTTCCTCTTTTGGCCCTACCCTCTGACGAGCAACGATCCTGCGGAACGTGCGCGCGGAATGGAACTGGCTGCTAAAATGACGCAAGCAGCACACGATCTGGGTACTGATAACCTGCTTGTTGTTCCCGGAGCGGTACACATGCCGTGGCGGGCAGATCACGATCCAACGCCAAATGATGTCTGCGACAAACGCGCTCGCGAGGCAATTCGTCGGCTACTCCCGAAGGCTGAGAAGTTAAAGGTTCATCTGAATATCGAGAACATCTTCTTCAATGGCTTCTTACTTTCGCCGATGGAAATGGTCGAGTTTATCGACAGCTTCTCAAGCCAGTATGTCCAAGCTCACTTTGACACTGGGAACATCATGGAATACCAATTCCCCGAACATTGGATTCCAATTCTCGGCAAACGAATCAAGAACGTTCACTTGAAAGAATACACCAAGAATGGAACGGATCATTCATTGGAATCGTTCCGCCCACTGCTGGATGGAACAACGAATTGGCCTGCGGTCTTGGAAGCGTTCGCAGAGGTTAATTACGATGGTTATTTGACGTTCGAGTACTTTCATGCCTATCAGCATTTCCCCGAAGCCCTCATCTATCAGACCGCAGATTCCCTCGATCGGATGCTGGGACTAAAACAAGCCAACGTGTAA
- a CDS encoding metallophosphoesterase family protein — MPIHYTRLHRREFLQTSLVAGASMLTFGQVLGDDKQQNVPEHVALLSDTHIDADATKVVRGSVMSANLQKVIADVIAQPQQPAQAFIDGDCAFNVGLPEDYRTLASLLVAFPAANIPLHMALGNHDDRTAFLKQFASLNEETQAVEGKHVSRIETKHANWFLTDTLQKVNNVTGEIGAQQLDWLSSALKANREKPAIVLGHHNPQFDAREDARVTGLQDSLALFELLESLPHVKAYVFGHTHSWSVKQRDSGLHLINLPPIGYAFNETSPIGWVDAALTATGMQLTLRCTDPNHAQHLTQQELAW; from the coding sequence ATGCCGATTCACTACACCCGTCTTCATCGACGCGAATTCCTGCAAACGTCGCTCGTTGCTGGAGCGAGCATGCTGACGTTTGGACAAGTGTTGGGCGACGATAAGCAACAAAATGTCCCTGAGCATGTGGCGTTGTTGTCGGACACGCACATCGATGCGGACGCGACGAAGGTCGTTCGCGGTTCGGTCATGTCAGCTAACCTGCAGAAGGTGATCGCTGATGTTATTGCTCAACCGCAGCAACCAGCACAGGCTTTCATTGATGGCGACTGTGCCTTTAACGTTGGTCTGCCTGAAGATTATCGAACACTGGCATCACTGTTGGTGGCGTTTCCAGCAGCGAACATTCCACTCCATATGGCACTCGGTAATCATGATGATCGCACGGCGTTTCTGAAACAGTTTGCAAGCCTCAATGAGGAAACCCAAGCTGTTGAAGGCAAGCACGTTTCTCGGATCGAAACGAAACACGCCAATTGGTTTCTGACGGATACGTTGCAAAAGGTCAATAACGTCACAGGCGAAATCGGCGCCCAGCAACTCGACTGGCTTAGTTCAGCATTGAAGGCGAATCGCGAAAAACCCGCAATCGTACTTGGGCATCACAACCCGCAGTTCGACGCTCGCGAAGATGCCCGTGTGACAGGTCTACAGGATTCACTGGCTCTGTTCGAGTTGCTTGAATCGCTGCCACATGTCAAAGCTTACGTCTTCGGTCATACACATAGCTGGAGTGTGAAACAGCGAGATAGCGGCCTGCACCTGATCAACCTCCCACCGATTGGCTACGCCTTCAACGAGACCAGTCCCATCGGCTGGGTGGACGCTGCCCTGACCGCGACTGGAATGCAGTTAACACTTCGCTGCACCGATCCCAACCACGCTCAGCACTTAACGCAACAGGAACTCGCCTGGTAA
- a CDS encoding CehA/McbA family metallohydrolase — translation MNSLSPLRQFLLVLSLLLVSIWSPVFAAEAGRWNPVYNVPHQPLISATERLIEATKFVGAPISDADLEKLKTVLKQDDELDAVEQIQEILDSYCIAYVHINPESRVKSEEGPAEKQLVQQGWRTFLVKVHNEAGINPTLVAQSPQAQPVYMKGQGARQRPMIEQDLVTSQESRLRFLDLKMFDSQPLRARLSGLNLEYRIIQLYSRDQGQREATLSFNVGQGTQDLGFRGDVPILFDCKPSKEIVLNVTDHDGTATMAAFTIKDENNRVYPNPARRLAPDFFFHDQVYRETGEVLLLPAGNYTVEVSRGPEYRKLTRQLVVAEDEPKQQFDIQLERWIHPASRNWFSGDHHVHAAGCAHYDSPTEGVGPADMMRHILGEDLNVGCVLSWGPCWYTQKQFFEGQPSDLSTDRNLMRYDVEVSGFPSSHAGHLCLLRLIEDDYPGTKSLEQWPSWTLPVLQWTKRQGGVAGYSHSGWGLTLPDYDKQGNRIPIKRMWGGAPEGWPHQAADKLPDYAMPAFDGIGANEYIMTVTHDACDFISAVDTPAIWELNIWYHTLNCGYRTRISGETDFPCIYGERVGLGRIYVKLDDGQELSFDSWVQGLKAGRSYCGDGQSHLMDFRVNDVAVGEPGSDGQLSQLNLPESQQVKITCDVAALLEQKPRNDIRDLRLDQKPYWHIERCRLGTTQEVPVELVINGEVVARKNIVADGSLTQIEFEARIEHSSWVALRILPSCHTNPVFVEVDNSPIRASKRSAKWCRKAVDVCWEAKKNGIRKEDHQAAEAAYEHARQQYDRIYKKAFDDE, via the coding sequence ATGAATTCACTTTCGCCTTTACGTCAATTCTTGTTGGTGTTGTCACTGCTGTTGGTTTCCATCTGGAGTCCAGTATTCGCGGCGGAAGCAGGTCGCTGGAATCCCGTTTATAACGTGCCCCACCAACCATTGATTTCAGCGACAGAACGATTGATCGAAGCGACGAAGTTCGTTGGCGCTCCTATCTCGGATGCTGATCTCGAAAAGCTGAAAACGGTTCTCAAGCAGGATGATGAACTTGATGCCGTCGAGCAAATTCAGGAAATTCTCGATTCCTATTGCATCGCTTATGTGCACATCAATCCGGAAAGTCGCGTGAAGTCAGAAGAAGGGCCCGCGGAGAAGCAACTCGTTCAACAGGGTTGGCGAACATTTTTGGTCAAGGTGCATAATGAGGCGGGCATCAATCCAACGTTGGTCGCACAGAGTCCTCAGGCTCAACCCGTCTATATGAAAGGGCAGGGAGCTCGTCAACGACCAATGATTGAACAGGATCTTGTAACTTCTCAGGAATCCCGCTTGCGATTTCTCGATCTCAAAATGTTCGACAGCCAACCATTGCGAGCCAGGTTATCGGGACTGAATCTGGAATATCGGATCATTCAGCTTTACAGTCGTGATCAGGGACAGCGTGAAGCCACGCTCAGTTTTAATGTCGGGCAGGGAACTCAGGATCTGGGGTTCCGTGGCGATGTTCCAATTCTATTTGATTGCAAGCCATCTAAAGAAATCGTCCTGAATGTCACAGACCATGACGGCACTGCGACCATGGCTGCTTTCACGATCAAAGATGAAAACAATCGCGTCTATCCGAATCCTGCCCGTCGGCTTGCTCCAGATTTTTTCTTTCACGATCAGGTTTATCGGGAGACCGGAGAAGTCCTGCTTCTGCCTGCTGGAAATTACACTGTGGAAGTCAGTCGGGGGCCGGAATATCGGAAGCTCACCAGGCAACTGGTCGTAGCCGAGGATGAACCAAAGCAGCAATTTGACATCCAGCTAGAGCGCTGGATTCATCCGGCTTCCCGAAACTGGTTTTCAGGAGATCATCATGTTCATGCGGCTGGATGTGCCCATTACGATTCCCCCACTGAAGGCGTCGGCCCGGCAGACATGATGCGGCACATTCTGGGAGAAGACCTGAATGTCGGTTGTGTACTGAGTTGGGGACCGTGCTGGTACACTCAAAAACAGTTTTTCGAAGGTCAACCTTCCGATCTTTCCACCGATCGAAACCTCATGCGATACGATGTCGAAGTGAGTGGATTTCCCTCCTCTCATGCCGGCCATCTTTGTCTGCTCAGACTGATCGAAGATGATTATCCCGGAACGAAATCACTCGAGCAGTGGCCCAGTTGGACGTTGCCCGTTTTGCAGTGGACAAAGCGGCAGGGAGGAGTAGCCGGATACAGTCACAGCGGATGGGGATTGACGTTGCCGGATTATGACAAACAGGGAAATCGGATTCCCATCAAACGAATGTGGGGTGGTGCTCCAGAAGGCTGGCCGCATCAGGCAGCCGACAAACTGCCGGACTATGCCATGCCAGCATTCGATGGGATTGGTGCCAACGAATATATTATGACGGTTACCCACGATGCATGTGATTTTATCTCAGCTGTCGACACGCCTGCGATCTGGGAACTGAATATCTGGTATCACACCCTCAACTGCGGCTATCGCACGCGAATCTCCGGTGAGACCGATTTTCCCTGCATCTATGGCGAGCGGGTGGGACTCGGAAGAATCTATGTGAAGCTGGACGATGGTCAGGAACTCAGCTTTGATTCCTGGGTGCAGGGACTCAAAGCTGGGAGAAGTTACTGCGGAGATGGGCAGAGCCATCTGATGGATTTTCGTGTGAACGATGTCGCAGTGGGAGAACCCGGATCAGATGGTCAACTGAGCCAACTCAATTTGCCGGAATCCCAGCAGGTGAAAATCACTTGCGATGTCGCGGCCCTGTTGGAACAGAAGCCCCGTAATGACATTCGCGATCTCCGCCTCGATCAAAAACCGTACTGGCATATCGAGAGATGCCGTCTCGGGACGACTCAGGAAGTGCCGGTCGAATTGGTTATCAATGGAGAAGTGGTCGCCAGGAAAAACATTGTTGCCGATGGCAGTCTCACCCAGATTGAATTTGAAGCTCGCATTGAACATTCCAGTTGGGTTGCCTTGAGGATTTTGCCTTCCTGCCACACAAACCCTGTGTTTGTGGAAGTCGACAACTCGCCAATTCGGGCCAGCAAGCGCAGCGCGAAGTGGTGTCGCAAAGCGGTCGATGTTTGCTGGGAGGCAAAAAAGAATGGCATTCGAAAAGAAGACCATCAGGCTGCCGAAGCCGCCTACGAACACGCCCGTCAACAGTACGACAGGATTTATAAAAAAGCGTTCGATGACGAGTGA
- a CDS encoding DUF5722 domain-containing protein gives MESSRGALAFHLIGLFALLWSIASWLGQIQSPLETLVSGAPPDQTASKISTELDIEKSNQLIVKQLTDDEFELTTLGEDPFIVLQRFDPTEVTESQTVLAFEYFSLKDVDGLSVYYGPPINATKQFSAGRLEKSQSWQPYAIDLQLLSGGKWSATSNQLRIDFGRLPGVTFRLRNLHLREPNIEEMKSQVEREKEEKSKLSSESRINTFYKTEYLNIIDSVEIDKQSVVIRGSVEKKSKIRLVEILPEVSMAAHATIQNGELLLEQQNGIIDLGEVESKDTFEIQLPRFQDGRDRTISRWAIAEPDPVDKWKLLSHWKYATDLSAAAATPLPRQVPKGIKGMGGVSSHFPLNELLELGVHNITVNISVSHFMDSVPHQGWIPFDHGGRKWFVNLKRLAEYDTLIRFASENEIVVSGILLVPFSNSEFGKMIVHPEADRAGHYAMPNFTTADGVAAYEAVIEFLAHRYSAPSLPQGRIANWIVHNEVGFGWEWTNMGWQPPMVYMDHYLRSMRLVHNVTRRHDPHSRVFISLTHHWNTPANPSWKSYSNIDLLERLVESSSIEGDFAWGIAFHPYPQNLRKPDAWNDTRVTNDFQTPLITPKNIAVLDRWMHQPKMRNSTGDIRGVLLSEQGFNTTDYSVQSQRLQAAGFVYMWRQMRGLNSIEAFHNHRWVDHPNEGGLLLGLRKLPENGKPYGEKKFSWGIYKAIETPNESAMTSFADEIIQSRQLP, from the coding sequence ATGGAGTCTAGCCGAGGCGCATTGGCATTTCACCTCATTGGTCTATTTGCACTATTATGGAGCATTGCAAGCTGGCTTGGCCAGATTCAGTCCCCACTCGAAACTCTTGTCAGCGGCGCACCGCCTGATCAAACCGCAAGCAAGATTTCTACGGAGCTCGATATTGAAAAATCAAACCAGCTCATAGTTAAGCAGCTGACTGATGATGAATTCGAACTCACAACATTGGGGGAAGATCCGTTCATCGTGTTACAGCGATTCGACCCTACAGAGGTTACAGAGTCTCAAACCGTATTGGCCTTCGAGTATTTTTCATTGAAAGACGTTGATGGACTATCCGTATATTACGGTCCTCCAATTAATGCTACGAAACAGTTTTCAGCGGGGAGACTGGAAAAGTCCCAGTCGTGGCAACCATATGCCATTGATCTCCAATTGCTTTCAGGTGGGAAATGGTCGGCTACAAGCAATCAACTGAGAATTGACTTTGGGCGGTTGCCTGGGGTCACATTTCGGCTTCGCAATCTCCATTTGCGGGAGCCCAATATCGAGGAAATGAAGTCACAGGTCGAGCGTGAAAAAGAAGAGAAGAGTAAGTTATCAAGTGAGTCGCGGATCAATACATTTTATAAAACGGAGTATCTGAACATTATCGACTCTGTTGAGATCGACAAGCAGAGCGTGGTCATTCGAGGGAGCGTTGAAAAGAAAAGTAAGATTCGGCTGGTTGAAATCCTTCCAGAAGTCTCTATGGCTGCCCATGCGACAATACAAAATGGAGAGTTGCTTCTCGAACAGCAGAATGGAATCATCGACCTGGGAGAAGTGGAGTCCAAGGACACGTTTGAAATACAGCTTCCGCGCTTTCAAGACGGGAGAGACCGCACGATTTCACGTTGGGCGATCGCGGAACCAGATCCAGTCGATAAATGGAAGCTGTTGTCTCACTGGAAATATGCGACCGACTTGTCCGCCGCGGCTGCAACGCCCCTGCCGCGTCAGGTTCCCAAAGGCATTAAGGGGATGGGGGGTGTCAGTTCCCATTTTCCGTTAAATGAGTTGTTAGAACTTGGCGTTCACAATATCACTGTGAATATCTCCGTTTCTCATTTTATGGACTCAGTTCCGCATCAGGGTTGGATTCCATTTGACCATGGTGGTCGCAAGTGGTTTGTGAACCTCAAACGTCTAGCTGAGTACGATACATTGATACGATTTGCCTCAGAGAACGAGATCGTAGTCAGTGGTATCCTGCTGGTTCCTTTCTCAAACAGTGAGTTCGGCAAGATGATCGTGCATCCCGAAGCGGATCGTGCCGGACATTATGCGATGCCAAACTTTACAACGGCTGACGGTGTTGCGGCCTATGAAGCAGTGATCGAGTTTTTGGCACATCGTTACTCCGCTCCTAGCTTACCTCAAGGGCGTATTGCTAACTGGATTGTTCACAATGAAGTTGGCTTTGGTTGGGAGTGGACCAATATGGGCTGGCAACCACCAATGGTCTATATGGATCACTACCTCCGTTCGATGCGGTTAGTGCATAATGTGACACGCCGACACGATCCTCACTCACGCGTATTCATCTCACTGACCCACCATTGGAATACTCCCGCCAATCCGTCCTGGAAGTCTTACTCCAATATCGATTTGCTTGAACGTCTGGTTGAATCCAGCTCGATCGAGGGGGATTTTGCATGGGGCATTGCCTTCCATCCTTATCCACAGAATCTCCGCAAACCAGACGCATGGAACGATACACGCGTCACTAACGATTTTCAGACACCGCTAATCACTCCCAAAAATATCGCTGTATTGGATCGATGGATGCATCAACCGAAAATGCGAAACTCAACCGGTGACATCCGAGGAGTGCTCCTCTCGGAACAGGGATTCAACACAACCGACTACTCCGTTCAAAGTCAACGACTCCAAGCTGCCGGTTTTGTTTATATGTGGAGGCAAATGCGCGGTTTGAATAGCATTGAAGCATTCCACAACCATCGTTGGGTGGATCATCCTAACGAAGGGGGACTCTTGCTCGGACTCCGTAAGCTACCTGAAAACGGGAAACCATATGGAGAAAAGAAATTCTCCTGGGGCATTTACAAAGCCATTGAAACGCCGAACGAATCAGCAATGACCAGCTTTGCAGACGAGATCATCCAAAGTAGACAATTGCCTTAA
- a CDS encoding sialate O-acetylesterase, which produces MTRIRSSFVFSLSFVLTVSLLTLPTPAADKPLKIFILVGQSNMEGHARVETFDYIGDDPTTAPLLKKMRDTDGKPRVCDGAWISYYTGRGEQNGEGFGKLTAGYGSRPNPAEDGGKIGPEFTFGITMNETFEEPVLIIKTAWGGKSLFYDFRPPSAGVYSRTQDDIKKGRRPESGSGHYYRLMLNHIKLVLGDIGRVVPDYDPEQGYEIAGFVWFQGFNDMVSRDVYPILPKDSSVNRFAKYSEWMADFIRDVRNDLDAPKMPFVIGVMGVGGEEANEGNLEFREAMAAPATLSEFSGNVVAIPTSPFWDKPLAAIQEKYEKVNQMAYLLRTQNKNAANADGSMSKEDQQSYLKEYEAKLVSPEEVALRTRGASNAGYHYLGCAKTFALMGEAFARAILEMRNHDAKP; this is translated from the coding sequence ATGACGAGAATTCGCAGCTCTTTCGTTTTTTCGCTTTCGTTTGTTTTGACGGTGTCGTTACTGACATTGCCAACTCCAGCCGCGGACAAGCCACTCAAGATCTTTATTCTCGTCGGACAGTCCAACATGGAGGGACACGCCAGGGTCGAGACATTCGACTACATCGGCGACGACCCGACAACCGCTCCCCTACTGAAGAAGATGCGAGATACAGACGGCAAGCCGCGAGTCTGTGACGGCGCATGGATCTCTTATTACACCGGACGGGGTGAGCAGAACGGTGAAGGGTTTGGTAAGTTGACTGCCGGTTATGGATCGAGGCCGAACCCTGCTGAGGACGGCGGCAAGATCGGTCCCGAGTTCACATTTGGTATCACTATGAACGAGACTTTTGAGGAGCCCGTGCTCATCATCAAGACGGCCTGGGGTGGCAAGTCCCTCTTCTACGACTTCCGCCCACCGAGTGCCGGAGTGTACTCGCGAACTCAGGATGACATTAAAAAAGGGCGTCGCCCAGAGAGCGGCTCGGGGCACTACTACCGACTGATGTTGAACCACATTAAACTCGTGCTCGGCGATATCGGTCGCGTGGTACCAGACTATGATCCCGAGCAAGGATATGAGATCGCCGGTTTCGTGTGGTTTCAGGGTTTCAACGACATGGTCAGCCGCGACGTCTACCCGATACTGCCGAAAGACTCTTCGGTCAATCGGTTCGCCAAGTATAGCGAATGGATGGCCGACTTCATTCGGGACGTACGCAACGACCTTGACGCACCGAAAATGCCGTTCGTCATCGGCGTCATGGGCGTTGGAGGTGAAGAAGCGAATGAAGGGAATCTGGAGTTTCGCGAAGCGATGGCCGCACCGGCCACACTGTCTGAATTCAGCGGGAATGTCGTCGCGATTCCGACATCGCCGTTTTGGGACAAGCCGTTAGCTGCTATCCAGGAGAAGTACGAAAAGGTGAATCAGATGGCATATCTGTTGAGGACACAGAACAAGAACGCCGCCAACGCCGATGGTTCGATGTCCAAGGAGGACCAGCAATCCTACCTGAAGGAATACGAGGCGAAACTGGTGAGCCCGGAAGAAGTTGCGTTACGGACTCGTGGCGCATCAAACGCCGGCTATCATTACCTTGGGTGTGCCAAGACGTTCGCGCTAATGGGAGAGGCGTTTGCCAGGGCAATCCTTGAGATGAGGAACCATGATGCTAAGCCGTAG